The Taeniopygia guttata chromosome 4A, bTaeGut7.mat, whole genome shotgun sequence genome has a segment encoding these proteins:
- the LOC100190722 gene encoding nuclear cap-binding protein subunit 2 — protein sequence MSGLLHTTLSGLNSDSYCEISQYRDQHFRGSRQLQEKSLKISSTLYVGNLSFYTTEEQIQELFSKCGDVKRIVMGLDKIKKTPCGFCFVEYYTRADAEHAMRFINGTRLDDRIIRTDWDAGFKEGRQYGRGKTGGQVRDEYRTDYDVGRGGFGKIIQMQKANHQPAIY from the exons aTGTCGGGGCTGCTGCACACCACGCTCAGCGGGCTCAACAGCGACTCGTACTGCGAGATCAGCCAGTACCGGGACCAGCACTTCCGG GgtagcaggcagctgcaggagaaatCCCTGAAGATTTCCTCCACGCTGTATGTCGGCAATCTCTCCTTCTACACCACCGAGGAGCAGATCCAGGAGCTGTTCTCCAAGTGCGGAGATGTCAAGAGAATTGTCATGGGTCTGGACAAGATCAAGAAAACTCCCTGTGGCTTCTGCTTTGTAGA ATACTACACGAGAGCAGATGCTGAGCACGCCATGAGGTTTATCAACGGCACACGGCTGGACGACCGCATCATCCGCACGGACTGGGATGCAGGGTTTAAGGAGGGGCGGCAGTATGGGAGAGGAAAGACTGGAGGACAG gtgcgAGATGAATACCGGACAGACTACGATGTGGGAAGAGGTGGCTTTGGCAAGATCATTCAGATGCAGAAGGCAAATCACCAGCCTGCAATCTATTAA
- the SLC7A3 gene encoding cationic amino acid transporter 3: MLGEKMTSFGKKLIRRRIVDLSSDDTHFARCLSTLDLVSLGVGSTLGAGVYVLAGEVAKETAGPSIVLCFLVAAFSSVLAGLCYAEFGARVPKAGSAYLYIYVTVGEIWAFIAGWNLILSYVIGTASVARAWSATFDNIIGNHISTFFTSKIPMHLPGVLAEHPDFFALILILLLTVLLAFGVSESALVNKIFTAVNLLVLSFVIIAGFIKGDIKNWQLSEENCVNCSLPDPLDNMKKAFGSGGFFPFGVEGMLTGAATCFYAFVGFDCIATTGEEARNPQRSIPIGIIVSLLICFVAYFGVSASLTLMVPYFLLNKNSPLPEAFKAVGWEPARYAVAVGSLCALSTSLLGSMFPMPRVIHAMAEDGLLFKFLSRIHSGRKTPLIATFVSGFFAAVFALLLDLKDLVDLMSIGTLLAYSLVAVCVLILRYQPRQPNSPKAMEMLELNGNEEERVIMNPAIAAASVQHKETLSLAMLFNPPGDTPTVLSGRIVYVCVVVIAVLITVICVVLTLNVVALRDASVDCVVALVLLLVALLIFIIIIWRQPQSNARLNFKVPFLPLLPIFSAFVNILLMVQLSAGTWARFAICMVVGFVIYFTYGIWNSVEGKNAEKACATVEKPLHHPGLDLSPGAAAV; the protein is encoded by the exons atgctgggggaaaaaatgaccAGTTTTGGGAAGAAGCTGATCCGCCGGCGCATAGTGGACCTGAGCTCTGATGACACACATTTTGCTCGTTGCCTCTCCACCCTGGACCTTGTATCCCTGGGTGTGGGCAGCACGCTAGGGGCTGGTGTATATGTGCTGGCCGGGGAGGTAGCCAAGGAGACGGCTGGTCCCTCCATTGTCCTCTGCTTCCTGGTGGCTGCTTTCTCATCTGTACTGGCTGGACTCTGTTATGCAGAGTTTGGGGCCCGTGTCCCCAAGGCCGGCTCTGCGTACCTCTACATCTACGTTACTGTTGGTGAGATCTGGGCTTTTATAGCCGGGTGGAACCTCATTCTCTCCTATGTGATAG GTACAGCCAGTGTGGCTCGAGCCTGGAGTGCAACATTTGACAACATCATTGGCAACCACATCTCCACCTTCTTTACCAGCAAGATCCCAATGCACCTGCCAGGAGTGCTGGCTGAGCATCCAGACTTCTTTGCGTTGATTCTGATTTTGCTGCTTACTG TACTGCTGGCTTTTGGTGTCAGCGAATCTGCCCTTGTGAACAAAATCTTCACGGCAGTGAACCTGTTGGTGCTGAGCTTTGTCATCATTGCTGGCTTCATCAAGGGAGACATCAAGAACTGGCAGCTTTCAGAGGAGAACTGTGTCAACTGCTCGCTGCCAGACCCACTGGATAACAT GAAAAAAGCTTTTGGCTCTGGTGGGTTTTTCCCCTTCGGAGTGGAAGGGATGCTGACCGGCGCTGCCACCTGCTTCTATGCCTTCGTGGGCTTTGACTGCATTGCCACAACAG GGGAGGAAGCCAGGAACCCACAGCGCTCGATTCCCATTGGCATCATCGTGTCCCTCCTCATCTGCTTTGTGGcttattttggggtttctgcATCCCTGACTCTCATGGTGCCCTACTTCCTACTGAACAAGAACAGCCCTCTGCCTGAGGCTTTCAAGGCGGTTGGTTGGGAGCCCGCCCGCTACGCCGTTGCTGTTGGCTCACTCTGTGCCCTCTCCACCAG CTTGCTGGGCTCCATGTTTCCCATGCCCCGAGTGATCCATGCCATGGCAGAGGATGGGCTGCTCTTCAAGTTCCTCTCCCGGATCCACAGTGGCAGAAAGACCCCTCTGATTGCCACCTTTGTCTCGGGGTTCTTCGCGG CGGTGTTTGCCCTCCTGCTTGACCTGAAGGACCTGGTGGACCTCATGTCGATTGGCACGCTGCTGGCCTACTCCCTGGTGGCCGTGTGCGTGCTCATCCTCCG GTACCAGCCCAGGCAACCGAACTCCCCGAAGGCCATGGAAATGCTGGAGCTGAATGGGAATGAGGAGGAGAGAGTGATCATGAACCCAGCCATCGCTGCTGCCAGTGTCCAGCACAAAGAGACGTTGTCCCTGGCGATGCTCTTCAACCCGCCTGGGGACACCCCGACTGTGCTCTCAGGGCGCATTGTCTATGTCTGTGTTGTGGTCATTG CCGTACTGATCACAGTCATCTGTGTGGTCCTGACCCTCAATGTGGTTGCGCTGAGGGATGCCAGTGTGGACTGTGTTGTGGCTCTGGTTCTGCTCCTCGTGGCTCTGCTCattttcatcatcatcatttgGAGGCAGCCTCAGAGCAATGCACGATTAAACTTCAAA GTACCtttcctccccctcctgccAATCTTCAGCGCCTTCGTTAACATCCTGCTGATGGTACAGCTGAGTGCGGGCACCTGGGCGCGGTTTGCCATCTGCATGGTTGTGG GTTTTGTTATTTACTTCACCTATGGGATTTGGAACAGCGTGGAagggaaaaatgcagaaaaagccTGTGCCACAGTAGAAAAACCTCTGCACCATCCTGGACTGGACCtcagccccggggctgctgcagTCTGA